A genomic segment from Dermacentor silvarum isolate Dsil-2018 chromosome 11, BIME_Dsil_1.4, whole genome shotgun sequence encodes:
- the LOC119433917 gene encoding THAP domain-containing protein 1 isoform X1 codes for MPVCEAWNCDNSGDFPGTTFHKFPLDSPMLLKAWVHNVNLPPPWEPTEDSLLCSDHFLERCFERSGSTARLRPDAVPTIFAYPDNRQQDVIEYVSDNCAGPAKNSEGGSESSSLDHSYGTLKAAPAATAVAQGGAVRRVRLPEEGESLRKKLKLSRQRVRRLEERVSMLNDMVYSLLNQTIMEM; via the exons ATGCCGGTTTGCGAAGCATGGAACTGCGATAACAGCGGCGACTTTCCTGGCACAACTTTCCACAA GTTCCCACTGGACTCGCCAATGCTCCTGAAGGCATGGGTACACAACGTGAACCTGCCACCGCCTTGGGAACCGACCGAAGACTCGCTGCTCTGCTCGGACCACTTCCTGGAGCGCTGCTTCGAGCGCTCGGGCAGCACCGCCAGGCTGCGACCCGATGCCGTGCCCACCATCTTCGCCTACCCCGACAATAGGCAGCAG GATGTGATCGAATATGTTTCGGACAACTGCGCTGGGCCAGCCAAGAACAGTGAGGGGGGCAGCGAGTCGTCGTCTCTGGACCACAGCTACGGTACGCTCAAGGCCGCTCCGGCTGCAACAGCAGTGGCACAAGGGGGTGCAGTTCGCAGGGTGCGGCTCCCCGAGGAAGGAGAATCGCTCCGCAAGAAGCTCAAGTTATCTAGGCAGCGAGTGCGCCGGCTGGAAGAGCGCGTCTCCATGTTGAACGACATGGTCTATTCACTCCTCAACCAGACCATCATGGAGATGTAG
- the LOC119433917 gene encoding THAP domain-containing protein 1 isoform X2, which translates to MPVCEAWNCDNSGDFPGTTFHKFPLDSPMLLKAWVHNVNLPPPWEPTEDSLLCSDHFLERCFERSGSTARLRPDAVPTIFAYPDNRQQDVIEYVSDNCAGPAKNSEGGSESSSLDHSYVRRVRLPEEGESLRKKLKLSRQRVRRLEERVSMLNDMVYSLLNQTIMEM; encoded by the exons ATGCCGGTTTGCGAAGCATGGAACTGCGATAACAGCGGCGACTTTCCTGGCACAACTTTCCACAA GTTCCCACTGGACTCGCCAATGCTCCTGAAGGCATGGGTACACAACGTGAACCTGCCACCGCCTTGGGAACCGACCGAAGACTCGCTGCTCTGCTCGGACCACTTCCTGGAGCGCTGCTTCGAGCGCTCGGGCAGCACCGCCAGGCTGCGACCCGATGCCGTGCCCACCATCTTCGCCTACCCCGACAATAGGCAGCAG GATGTGATCGAATATGTTTCGGACAACTGCGCTGGGCCAGCCAAGAACAGTGAGGGGGGCAGCGAGTCGTCGTCTCTGGACCACAGCTACG TTCGCAGGGTGCGGCTCCCCGAGGAAGGAGAATCGCTCCGCAAGAAGCTCAAGTTATCTAGGCAGCGAGTGCGCCGGCTGGAAGAGCGCGTCTCCATGTTGAACGACATGGTCTATTCACTCCTCAACCAGACCATCATGGAGATGTAG